In Mycobacterium sp. 050128, one genomic interval encodes:
- a CDS encoding heavy metal translocating P-type ATPase — translation MTCTTAQPTRTPLSDSGPARISGLWSVASVRWATVALVLFMAGLATQLLDAPSWTWWVLYLACYLTGGWEPAWEGLQALRSRTLDVDLLMVVAAIGAASIGQIFDGALLIVIFATSGALEDAATKRTEDSVKGLLDLAPDRAIRLDANGIEESVNATDLRVGDLVSVRPGERVGADGVVVDGVSDVDQSSVTGEPMPIAKSARDEVFAGTLNGAGALRIRVTKDPSDTVVARIVALVAEASATKAKTQLFIEKVEQRYSAGVVVATLALFAVPLILGADLRSTLLRAMTFMIVASPCAVVLATMPPLLSAIANAGRRGVLVKSAVAMEHLADTTAVAIDKTGTLTTGTPQLTAIAVIEDLCSDDDVLRIAASAEQFSEHPLGRAIVAAARARELPVAEATDFQALPGRGVRARVADRNIEVLSPRAFHSNPAAAADLERQGTTAVLVVVDGAPLGVLGLDDTVREGSDVVVRAIAAITAGPPILLTGDTRPAAEHLAAQVGITDVRADLLPDDKVAAVRQLQADGHRVSLVGDGINDAPAMAAAHSSIAMGRNGADLTLETADAVTVRDELATIPAVVALARRARRVVIANLAIAAAFITGLVVWDLFGHLPLPLGVAGHEGSTIIVALNGLRLLSGRAWPTAPDAPGS, via the coding sequence ATGACGTGCACCACCGCGCAGCCGACGCGCACGCCCTTGTCGGACAGCGGGCCCGCCCGCATCTCGGGTCTGTGGTCGGTCGCATCCGTCCGATGGGCGACGGTCGCTTTGGTCCTGTTCATGGCCGGGCTCGCGACGCAGTTGCTTGACGCTCCTAGTTGGACCTGGTGGGTCTTGTACCTAGCCTGCTACCTGACCGGCGGCTGGGAACCTGCCTGGGAAGGCTTGCAGGCGTTGCGTTCTCGCACGCTGGATGTCGATCTGCTGATGGTGGTTGCCGCCATCGGCGCCGCAAGCATCGGCCAGATCTTCGACGGCGCACTGCTGATCGTCATTTTCGCCACGTCCGGCGCATTGGAAGACGCGGCGACCAAGCGCACCGAGGATTCGGTCAAGGGATTGCTAGACCTTGCACCCGATCGCGCCATCCGCCTCGACGCCAACGGTATCGAAGAATCGGTCAACGCCACCGACCTTCGTGTCGGCGACCTCGTCAGCGTGCGCCCCGGCGAACGCGTCGGCGCCGACGGTGTCGTTGTCGACGGCGTCTCCGATGTCGACCAGTCGTCGGTGACCGGGGAGCCGATGCCGATCGCAAAGTCGGCCCGCGACGAGGTTTTTGCCGGAACCCTCAATGGTGCTGGGGCACTTCGTATTCGCGTCACCAAAGACCCCTCCGACACCGTCGTCGCCCGCATCGTCGCCCTGGTCGCGGAGGCGTCGGCCACCAAAGCCAAGACGCAACTGTTCATTGAGAAGGTCGAGCAGCGCTATTCCGCGGGCGTCGTCGTGGCGACGCTCGCCCTGTTCGCGGTGCCCCTGATCCTCGGGGCCGACCTACGGTCCACGCTGCTTCGTGCGATGACGTTCATGATCGTGGCATCGCCGTGTGCGGTGGTGTTGGCGACCATGCCGCCGCTGCTCTCGGCGATCGCGAACGCCGGCCGGCGCGGTGTGCTGGTCAAGTCGGCGGTCGCGATGGAGCACCTGGCCGATACCACTGCGGTGGCCATCGACAAGACCGGCACACTCACGACGGGAACACCACAACTCACCGCCATCGCCGTGATCGAGGACCTCTGCTCCGATGACGATGTGCTGCGAATAGCGGCCAGCGCAGAGCAATTCAGCGAACATCCGCTCGGGCGCGCGATCGTTGCCGCCGCGCGCGCACGCGAGCTGCCCGTGGCGGAAGCCACCGATTTTCAGGCCCTTCCCGGTCGTGGCGTACGCGCACGTGTCGCGGACCGCAACATCGAAGTGCTGAGCCCGCGCGCATTTCACAGCAACCCGGCCGCGGCGGCCGACCTGGAACGCCAGGGCACCACGGCGGTTCTCGTCGTCGTCGATGGTGCGCCGCTGGGCGTTCTCGGACTCGACGACACCGTGCGCGAGGGAAGCGATGTGGTGGTCCGCGCCATCGCCGCGATCACCGCGGGACCACCGATCCTGCTGACCGGTGATACCCGCCCGGCAGCAGAGCATCTGGCCGCGCAGGTCGGGATCACCGATGTCCGCGCCGACCTGCTGCCCGATGACAAGGTCGCCGCGGTGCGCCAGCTCCAGGCCGACGGCCACCGGGTGTCGTTGGTCGGTGACGGCATCAACGACGCTCCCGCGATGGCCGCCGCGCACTCCTCGATTGCCATGGGCCGCAACGGAGCCGACCTCACCTTGGAAACCGCCGACGCCGTCACCGTCCGCGACGAACTCGCCACCATCCCGGCCGTCGTGGCGCTGGCCCGTCGGGCGCGCCGGGTCGTGATCGCCAATTTGGCCATCGCCGCGGCCTTCATCACCGGACTCGTCGTCTGGGACCTGTTCGGCCACCTGCCGCTGCCCCTCGGCGTCGCGGGCCACGAGGGGTCGACCATCATCGTCGCGCTCAACGGATTGCGACTCCTGAGCGGTCGGGCCTGGCCGACGGCTCCCGATGCACCCGGATCGTGA
- a CDS encoding ArsR/SmtB family transcription factor, producing MGHGVDGRVTPPATLDSVSAIKIAETLQALASPNRLMILTRLRQSPCSVGELSTAVGMEQPAVSHQLRLLRALGLVAGDRNGRNIVYRLYDNHVASLLDEAVYHIEHLRLGATDTTA from the coding sequence ATGGGACACGGAGTCGACGGCAGGGTGACGCCACCGGCCACGCTCGACTCGGTCTCTGCCATCAAAATCGCCGAGACACTCCAAGCGCTGGCCTCACCCAACCGACTGATGATCCTCACCCGGCTGCGGCAATCGCCATGCTCGGTCGGCGAACTCTCCACGGCGGTCGGCATGGAGCAGCCGGCGGTGTCTCACCAATTGCGGCTGCTGCGCGCCCTCGGGCTGGTTGCCGGCGACCGCAACGGCCGCAACATCGTCTATCGCCTCTACGACAACCACGTCGCTTCCCTGCTCGACGAGGCCGTTTACCACATCGAGCACCTGCGCCTCGGCGCCACCGACACGACGGCTTAG
- a CDS encoding class I SAM-dependent methyltransferase, producing MSQDPVETTRSLMSQTAQLRHGFLDVLGESTSAPVPTVAQRAMNSPFVATVYERLWRPTAFYAASGLTHRAEQRRAASALQLPTAHRLLDVACGPGNFTAPLAAELPDGGLAVGFDISESMLTRAVADNSGPHTCYVRGDARVLPFGDETFDAVCCFGALYLMPEPFRVAAEMVRVLRPGGRIAILTSYAPDVAAVRHLMTAVARSIGLTVFGRRDFVDLFSSAGLVDIEQQTQRAVQFVVAAKPAATTQEA from the coding sequence ATGAGCCAGGATCCGGTCGAGACGACCCGCAGCCTGATGAGCCAGACCGCCCAGCTGCGACACGGTTTTCTCGACGTGCTGGGCGAATCGACCAGTGCGCCGGTGCCGACCGTCGCGCAGCGCGCCATGAACAGCCCGTTCGTCGCGACGGTCTACGAACGGCTGTGGCGACCGACCGCCTTCTACGCCGCCAGCGGCCTCACCCACCGGGCCGAACAGCGCCGGGCGGCGTCGGCCCTGCAGCTGCCGACCGCTCACCGACTGCTCGATGTTGCTTGTGGCCCAGGCAATTTCACCGCTCCCCTGGCCGCCGAACTGCCCGACGGCGGCCTGGCGGTCGGGTTCGATATCTCCGAGTCGATGCTGACGCGCGCCGTCGCCGACAACAGCGGGCCGCACACCTGTTACGTCCGCGGCGACGCCCGCGTGTTGCCGTTCGGCGACGAAACCTTCGACGCTGTTTGCTGTTTCGGTGCGCTGTACCTGATGCCCGAGCCGTTCCGGGTGGCCGCCGAGATGGTGCGGGTGCTGCGGCCCGGTGGCCGGATAGCGATCCTGACCAGCTATGCCCCCGACGTGGCCGCGGTGCGGCACCTGATGACCGCCGTCGCGCGCAGCATCGGTCTCACGGTGTTCGGCCGGCGCGACTTTGTCGACCTGTTCTCGTCGGCCGGGCTCGTCGACATCGAACAGCAGACGCAGCGCGCGGTGCAGTTCGTCGTCGCGGCCAAGCCGGCGGCAACGACCCAGGAGGCCTAG
- a CDS encoding permease, protein MRAERRPRFGSMEVLVFGLVGFAIAGTWLRAVVVNSTALSTAGTVFCGVFVQAVPFLGMGVVVSGLIAVFVSPERLVRWLPRRPAAAVVVAGVAGAALPGCECGSVPVARRLFGDGGAAGAAALTFMLAAPAINPVVVVATAVAFPGQPKMVIARVAASLLTAVVMGWAWSRWGRTEWITRRLPQHGSHSPETDSKWLVFCEVARHDFLQAAAYLVVGAAAAAALHVLVPPWIFENVGAHLVLGVIVMATLAVTLAVCSEADAFVASSLTMVPLIPRLVFLVVGPAVDVKLLAMQSGMFGRAFATRFGPATFVVATMAATGVGVLLLGGSR, encoded by the coding sequence ATGAGGGCCGAGCGTCGACCACGTTTCGGGTCCATGGAAGTCCTGGTCTTCGGTTTGGTGGGGTTCGCGATCGCGGGGACGTGGTTGCGCGCCGTCGTCGTCAACAGCACCGCCTTGTCCACCGCGGGCACCGTGTTCTGCGGTGTCTTCGTCCAGGCCGTGCCGTTTCTGGGCATGGGCGTGGTGGTCAGCGGTTTGATCGCGGTGTTCGTGTCACCCGAACGGCTGGTGCGCTGGCTGCCCCGGCGACCCGCCGCGGCGGTCGTCGTCGCCGGCGTGGCCGGGGCCGCGCTGCCGGGCTGCGAGTGCGGCTCGGTGCCGGTGGCTCGGCGGCTCTTCGGCGACGGCGGCGCGGCCGGAGCGGCGGCGTTGACGTTCATGCTCGCCGCACCCGCGATCAACCCCGTCGTAGTGGTCGCGACGGCCGTCGCGTTCCCGGGTCAGCCGAAGATGGTCATCGCCAGGGTCGCCGCGTCACTGCTGACCGCGGTGGTGATGGGCTGGGCGTGGTCGCGGTGGGGGCGCACCGAATGGATCACCCGCCGGCTCCCGCAGCACGGCTCGCACAGCCCGGAGACCGACTCGAAGTGGCTGGTGTTCTGTGAAGTGGCCCGGCACGACTTTCTGCAGGCGGCGGCCTACCTGGTGGTGGGAGCCGCCGCCGCGGCGGCCCTGCACGTGCTGGTGCCGCCGTGGATCTTCGAAAACGTCGGCGCGCATCTGGTTCTCGGCGTCATCGTGATGGCGACGCTGGCCGTCACGCTGGCCGTGTGCTCGGAGGCCGACGCGTTCGTGGCGTCCAGCCTGACGATGGTGCCGCTGATTCCGCGGCTGGTGTTCCTGGTGGTCGGGCCCGCCGTCGACGTCAAGCTGCTGGCGATGCAGTCCGGCATGTTCGGCCGGGCGTTCGCCACCCGCTTCGGCCCGGCGACTTTCGTCGTGGCCACGATGGCGGCCACCGGAGTCGGCGTGCTGCTGCTGGGCGGTTCTCGATGA
- a CDS encoding TIGR03943 family putative permease subunit: MKRETENTILLLVGLSIALIVATGVFTRYVKPSLLPWLVLTAALLIALALVSIVGDVRRGGRDHDDGHAHRGGVVWLLAVPIVVLCFVTPPALRPQAATVTNVSNDALRVAFPPLPPGRAPEISLAEAVVRSANDSTGSLNNRLITVTGFALNEPGGVDLARIVIICCAADAQLARIHLRDHDGGDTVHFADNTWLRVEGVITPAQRQPHTPPIPTLRAVSVTPVPAPANPYA; encoded by the coding sequence ATGAAGCGCGAAACCGAGAACACGATCCTGCTGCTGGTCGGGCTGAGCATCGCCCTGATCGTGGCCACCGGCGTGTTCACCCGCTACGTCAAGCCGTCGCTGTTGCCGTGGCTGGTTCTCACCGCCGCGCTGCTGATCGCGCTCGCGCTGGTGTCCATCGTCGGCGACGTCCGCCGCGGCGGCCGCGATCACGACGACGGGCATGCCCACCGCGGCGGCGTGGTGTGGTTGCTCGCGGTGCCCATCGTGGTGCTGTGCTTTGTGACGCCCCCGGCCTTGCGACCGCAGGCCGCCACGGTGACAAACGTCTCCAATGACGCTCTGCGCGTGGCATTTCCGCCGTTACCGCCAGGGCGTGCGCCCGAGATCTCGCTGGCCGAGGCGGTGGTGCGTTCGGCCAACGACAGCACGGGCTCGTTGAACAACCGGCTGATCACCGTCACCGGTTTCGCCCTCAACGAACCCGGCGGCGTTGACCTGGCCCGCATCGTCATCATCTGTTGCGCAGCCGACGCCCAGTTGGCCCGCATTCACCTGCGCGACCACGACGGCGGTGACACGGTGCACTTCGCCGACAACACCTGGCTGCGGGTGGAGGGCGTGATAACGCCGGCACAGCGCCAGCCCCATACGCCGCCGATCCCGACGCTGCGGGCCGTCTCGGTCACGCCCGTGCCCGCTCCGGCAAACCCCTACGCGTAG